The Nitrospira sp. genome window below encodes:
- a CDS encoding methyl-accepting chemotaxis protein produces the protein MSLNVDVLESSFKLVAPQGEKLVTRFYERLFQKYPAVKPLFKQSSMKAQKKKLLASLVLVIQNLRHPDKLTKALQDLGARHVTYGAEPTHYDAVGENLLAVLQEFAGPAWTPGVKQAWIDAYGAIKTIMLAGAQRAHSTQGRRTMSKSKSKTKGVATGPDMGMLCMTALDNSQTNVLMCDRNLVITYINKTAQKKLKDLETEIKKVLPSFNADAIVGTCIDGFHKDPSKQRRILDNPANLPYKADIQLGPLTLNLTVSAITSQTGDYLGNTLEWEDVTEKRKMEKEMFVVRTSLDDANSNVLMCDRNLIVTYVNNTAIKKLRTLETEIRKVLPAFDTNKLVGTCIDSFHKVPSHQRRILEDPKNLPHQAEIKLGPLTLSLTVSAIVSQTGEYLGNTLEWADITAQKQAQNEVQRLISAAVDGRLSERAPAENFEGFYRSLAEGINTMLDALVDRLTKVVGAVKTATESVSTGSGEISQGTEDLSQRTSEQASALEETSSAMEEMTSTVKQNADNAKQANQLAAAARDVAEQGGQVTTKAIVAMDEINKSSKKIADIITVIDEIAFQTNLLALNAAVEAARAGEQGRGFAVVAAEVRNLAQRSATAAKEIKGLINESVQKVSDGSGLVSQCGKTLEEIVSSVKRVADIVSEISAASQEQTTGIEQTNKAIMQMDETTQQNAALVEESAAACQTLAAQSQQLMRLMESFKMKEGRVAEMAAIEEQTDEGPVATAEGKVAKKLNPRAHVSRPQVAPRRPGTPATVGVGVSKPERNGHHAKQDGFDEF, from the coding sequence ATGAGTCTAAACGTTGATGTTTTAGAAAGCAGTTTCAAATTGGTGGCCCCGCAGGGAGAGAAGCTGGTCACCCGGTTCTATGAGCGGCTGTTCCAGAAGTATCCGGCCGTCAAGCCGCTGTTCAAACAGAGCTCGATGAAGGCGCAGAAAAAGAAATTACTGGCCTCACTCGTACTCGTCATTCAAAACCTCCGCCACCCCGATAAGTTGACCAAGGCCTTACAAGACCTGGGGGCTCGGCATGTGACGTATGGAGCCGAGCCGACCCACTACGATGCGGTAGGTGAGAACCTTCTTGCTGTGCTGCAGGAATTTGCCGGACCAGCGTGGACGCCTGGGGTGAAACAGGCCTGGATCGATGCATACGGAGCCATCAAAACCATCATGCTTGCTGGAGCCCAGCGGGCACACTCTACACAAGGGAGACGGACAATGAGCAAGAGCAAGAGCAAGACAAAAGGCGTTGCAACGGGGCCGGACATGGGCATGCTCTGCATGACGGCACTCGATAATTCCCAAACCAATGTGCTGATGTGCGACCGGAACCTGGTCATTACCTACATTAATAAGACCGCCCAGAAGAAGCTCAAAGACCTCGAAACAGAAATCAAGAAGGTGCTGCCCAGCTTCAACGCCGATGCCATCGTGGGGACGTGTATCGATGGATTTCATAAAGACCCGAGCAAGCAGCGCCGGATCCTCGATAATCCAGCGAATCTCCCCTACAAAGCCGACATTCAACTCGGACCCCTGACGCTCAACCTGACCGTGAGCGCCATCACGTCGCAGACCGGAGACTATTTGGGGAACACGCTCGAGTGGGAAGACGTCACTGAAAAGCGGAAGATGGAAAAGGAAATGTTCGTCGTCAGGACGTCGCTCGATGACGCCAATTCCAACGTGCTCATGTGCGATCGGAACTTGATTGTTACCTACGTCAACAACACCGCCATCAAGAAACTAAGGACCCTGGAAACCGAAATTCGAAAGGTCCTGCCCGCCTTCGATACGAATAAGCTGGTAGGCACCTGCATCGATTCATTCCACAAGGTGCCCTCGCATCAACGGCGGATTCTGGAGGACCCCAAAAACTTGCCGCACCAGGCCGAAATCAAGCTGGGGCCCCTGACGCTGAGCCTCACCGTTTCCGCCATCGTATCCCAGACCGGCGAGTATCTCGGTAATACGCTGGAATGGGCGGACATCACAGCCCAGAAACAGGCGCAGAACGAGGTGCAGCGCCTCATCAGCGCGGCGGTGGACGGCAGGCTTTCGGAGCGGGCCCCCGCTGAAAACTTCGAGGGCTTCTACCGGTCTCTGGCCGAAGGCATCAATACAATGCTCGATGCGCTCGTGGACCGCTTGACCAAGGTCGTCGGAGCGGTCAAGACGGCGACAGAGAGCGTCTCGACCGGCTCTGGGGAGATCAGCCAGGGCACGGAGGATCTCTCCCAACGGACGTCCGAACAGGCCTCGGCCTTGGAGGAGACCTCCAGCGCGATGGAGGAGATGACGTCTACGGTCAAGCAGAATGCGGACAACGCCAAGCAAGCCAACCAATTGGCGGCCGCGGCCCGCGATGTCGCCGAGCAGGGTGGCCAAGTGACAACCAAGGCCATCGTGGCGATGGACGAGATCAACAAGAGCAGCAAGAAGATTGCGGACATCATCACCGTGATCGACGAAATCGCCTTCCAGACGAACTTATTGGCCTTGAATGCAGCCGTGGAAGCGGCGCGGGCCGGTGAGCAAGGACGTGGCTTTGCGGTGGTGGCGGCGGAAGTGCGGAATCTGGCGCAGCGCTCCGCCACGGCGGCCAAGGAGATTAAGGGGCTGATCAACGAATCGGTCCAGAAAGTCTCGGATGGCAGCGGCTTGGTCTCACAGTGCGGCAAGACGCTGGAGGAGATCGTCAGCTCAGTCAAGCGGGTGGCCGACATCGTCTCGGAAATCTCGGCGGCGTCGCAGGAACAGACGACCGGGATCGAGCAGACGAACAAGGCCATCATGCAGATGGACGAGACGACTCAGCAGAATGCGGCGCTGGTCGAGGAATCGGCCGCAGCCTGCCAGACCCTCGCGGCCCAATCCCAACAGCTCATGCGGTTGATGGAGTCCTTCAAAATGAAAGAGGGACGGGTGGCCGAGATGGCTGCCATTGAGGAGCAGACGGATGAAGGCCCAGTGGCCACGGCTGA